The stretch of DNA CGAAAAAAATAAATTTTACTTTGGGATAGAATGGGCTTTTTCATGACTGAACAAGCCTATAGGGCAGGGCTGTTAGGATAGCTGGGTATTCGGGTTTATCCGAACGAGGCTTAGCTTTTTTTGAACCATATAAGGAATATTAGATCATATAAGAGGTGCCGAGACTTTCAACCTTCCCCAGCCATACTCCCGCCATTTTGATTTTGATTGATATTTTGATTGATTTCGCCATTAACAAGCCTTGAAGCTCAGCGACGCAGGAAGTCTTGAAGCTCAGCGACGCAGGAGGCATTGAACTTTTTATTGCCATTGATATTTTGATTGATTTCTCCATTGCCATTTCCAAAAAACGTATTTTCATCCCTTCAAAATAGACATAACATGACTGAAAAAGAAAAATTCCCCATCGGCCGATTCAAGCGGCCTGAGCAGATTTCCCAAGATGACATCCAGACTTGGATCGAAGAAATTGCCGCCCTCCCTGCCCAAATGAAAGCCGCCGTAGCTGGCTGGACAGATCAGCAATTCGACACCCCCTATCGAGATGGTGGCTGGACCGTCCGCCAACTGATCCACCATGTCGCCGATAGCCACCTCAATAGCTATATCCGCTTCAAATGGACCTTGACCGAAGACAGCCCTACCATCAAAGCCTATGACCAAGCGGCCTGGGCCGAAGAAATTGAAGCCAAAACCGCGCCAGCCGACCTATCCCTAAACCTGTTGGATGCACTACACCAACGCTGGGTACTGGTGCTTCGCAACCTGTCAGAAACCGACCTCCAACGCTATTTTATTCATCCCGAAACAGGGAATCAAATCCCCCTGGCCGTAAATGTCGGCCTCTATGCCTGGCATTCTAAACACCACCTAGGACATATCTTACAGTTGAAAGAGAAAATG from Saprospiraceae bacterium encodes:
- the bstA gene encoding bacillithiol transferase BstA — encoded protein: MTEKEKFPIGRFKRPEQISQDDIQTWIEEIAALPAQMKAAVAGWTDQQFDTPYRDGGWTVRQLIHHVADSHLNSYIRFKWTLTEDSPTIKAYDQAAWAEEIEAKTAPADLSLNLLDALHQRWVLVLRNLSETDLQRYFIHPETGNQIPLAVNVGLYAWHSKHHLGHILQLKEKMDW